In a genomic window of Phalacrocorax aristotelis chromosome 8, bGulAri2.1, whole genome shotgun sequence:
- the MPHOSPH6 gene encoding M-phase phosphoprotein 6 — protein MAVEVKTKLSKNLLRMKFMQRGLDAQTKKQLEEEEKKIISEEHWYLDLPDLKEKESFIIEERSFMPCEDLLYGRMSFKGFNPEIEKLMIQMNSKCKEEEIEVDDKMEADVSDEEMARRYETLVGTIGKKFLRKRDQRVLQDEDEDGNSNTRPSKKAKKKFLKPQD, from the exons TTCATGCAAAGGGGTCTGGATGCACAAACTAAAAAGCAGctagaagaggaagaaaagaagataattaGTGAAGAACACTGGTATCTTGATTTACCAGATCTAAAGGAGAAAGA GAGCTTTATAATAGAAGAGAGGAGCTTCATGCCATGTGAGGATCTACTTTATGGCAGAATGTCCTTCAAAGGATTCAATCCAGAAATTGAG aagttaatGATCCAAATGAACTCTAAgtgcaaggaagaagaaattgaaGTGGATGATAAAATGGAGGCTGATGTGTCAGATGAAGAGATGGCCAGAAG ATATGAAACATTAGTGGGAACAATAGGGAAGAAATTCTTGAGAAAAAGAGACCAACGCGTACTCCAGGATGAAGATGAAGATGGGAATAGTAACACAAGACCTAGtaaaaaagctaagaaaaagtTCTTAAAACCGCAGGATTAA
- the LOC142060918 gene encoding arylamine N-acetyltransferase, pineal gland isozyme NAT-10: MNLEEYFVRTGYKGSLEKQDLETLTDIFQHHIRAVPFENLSIHCGEKITLELEHVYNKIVQRKRGGWCMENNQLLGWVLKCLGYDASFLGAYVFNPHQNAYATIMTHLLVKVVIDGKAYIVDGGFGVSYQMWQPMELVSGKDQPQAPGIFRFTEKNAIWYLEKMRRKQYIPNQNFSNSDLLEKKECRKVYMFSLEPRTVEDFCFQCTYLQTSPDSLFTKKSICTLQTTDGFRALIGWTLTETTYNYKENMDLVEFVTLEDEEVEKTLKEKFNITLDRKLVPINVKGFYTI, translated from the coding sequence ATGAACCTTGAAGAGTATTTTGTGAGAACTGGCTATAAAGGTTCCCTTGAAAAACAAGATTTGGAAACCTTAACTGATATATTCCAGCACCACATCCGTGCTGTTCCCTTCGAAAACCTCAGCATCCATTGTGGGGAGAAAATTACTTTGGAGTTGGAGCATGTTTATAACAAAATCGTGCAGAGAAAGCGGGGTGGCTGGTGCATGGAAAACAACCAGTTGTTGGGCTGGGTCCTGAAATGCCTAGGGTACGACGCCAGTTTTCTGGGAGCGTATGTGTTCAATCCACATCAAAACGCGTACGCCACCATCATGACCCATCTCCTTGTAAAGGTAGTTATTGACGGCAAAGCCTATATTGTTGATGGAGGCTTTGGTGTATCCTATCAGATGTGGCAACCAATGGAACTTGTGTCGGGGAAAGACCAGCCCCAGGCTCCCGGCATCTTTCGCTTCACGGAAAAAAATGCCATATGGTACCTTGAGAAAATGAGACGGAAACAATATATCCCCAATCAAAATTTCTCTAATTCCGATCTTCTGGAGAAAAAAGAGTGTCGGAAAGTTTATATGTTCAGCCTTGAGCCACGGACAGTGGAAGATTTCTGTTTCCAGTGTACATACCTTCAGACATCTCCagattccctttttacaaagaAGTCCATCTGCACCCTCCAGACCACTGATGGCTTTCGAGCGCTAATTGGGTGGACGCTTACTGAGACCACATACAACTACAAGGAAAATATGGATCTGGTGGAATTTGTGACTCTTGAAGATGAAGAGGTGGAAAAAACACTCAAAGAGAAATTCAACATAACTCTAGATAGAAAACTTGTCCCGATTAATGTCAAAGGATTTTACACAATCTAG